In the genome of Dermacentor andersoni chromosome 3, qqDerAnde1_hic_scaffold, whole genome shotgun sequence, one region contains:
- the LOC126537973 gene encoding endothelin-converting enzyme 1-like — protein sequence MADNREFAVIACAVVTVIVVIVCALMALSRTMPSGAPEPVCETESCALHARLLTKDLDPNLDPCENFSAYVCSGWYKRQRTDYLHFSKSTMDDVRKSWFPAFHDTLFEGSQKLRAGRKPVAMYSSCMGSPSEYGSNLGMFRTYMDAVNLSWPEAPKKPGSDALSVLLKLAFQWQVPLWVRIREARSARSWRFAIDPAPFLPLMRQHHLSTTEGAYSMYWESFYRLLSLHQRKIDPSTVEALRTMEREVLEKLYAARTPQIRHPAVVPVSNMGNRTAPLTSDRWLRALEHLSLHPTAAPNDMVLLSDTGFFETLGSLFARYSNDQLLDLIGWAFVQLCAAAADYRLLVARYGSETAVAKYKPYFCERFVESSYSLLVIAMYSVARLSRPQRESVDAGFDSLVWAAATLANATTWMDEDSRRLTAEKMASTRLMLWPPDEYLDNDTLLEELYEAFPSAGQSFADYWVTASHVTAAAYRSLVNAGAFGYAVNYALPYNHYDGPLGKVKLAVGAVSKPLYYAGGTKAMFYGGLGFLMALSLVQAVDSGGLRWHPDGTFGDSFLSRDSTTAFADKDACLDSAKDAGPSDAARSVFPEIPALEVAHAAYRTAVAESSRPQNLVGGLRGDQVFFMTLCFMTCSREPVVDCNKAVSNFAPFARAFACPSGSPMNPERKCSFFG from the exons ATGGCCGATAACCGCGAATTTGCCGTCATCGCCTGCGCCGTCGTCACTGTGATCGTCGTGATTGTGTGTGCCCTGATGGCTCTCTCGAGAACGATGCCGTCTGGAGCCCCGGAACCCGTGTGCGAGACGGAAAGCTGCGCCCTGCACGCACGGCTTCTCACCAAGGACCTGGACCCAAACTTGGACCCCTGCGAGAATTTCAGTGCTTACGTCTGTTCCGGTTGGTACAAGCGACAGCGTACTGACTACCTCCATTTCTCCAAGTCGACCATGGACGACGTGCGCAAGTCCTGGTTCCCAGCCTTCCACGACACTCTCTTTGAAGGCTCGCAGAAGCTCCGCGCAGGACGCAAACCGGTGGCCATGTACTCGTCTTGCATGGGCAGCCCTTCTGAATACGGCTCGAATTTGGGCATGTTCCGAACGTACATGGACGCCGTCAACCTATCCTGGCCAGAGGCACCAAAGAAGCCAGGCTCAGACGCACTTAGCGTTTTATTGAAGCTGGCGTTCCAGTGGCAGGTCCCACTGTGGGTGCGAATTAGGGAGGCCCGCTCGGCTCGCAGCTGGCGCTTCGCAATAGATCCCGCCCCCTTTCTGCCACTCATGAGACAGCACCACCTGAGCACAACAGAGGGCGCGTATTCGATGTACTGGGAGTCCTTCTACCGCCTTTTGAGCCTTCACCAGCGTAAGATTGACCCATCGACCGTCGAGGCGCTGCGCACCATGGAACGCGAGGTGCTGGAGAAACTGTACGCCGCCCGAACGCCTCAGATCCGGCACCCTGCAGTAGTTCCTGTTTCGAACATGGGCAACCGTACTGCGCCACTCACATCTGACAGGTGGCTCCGCGCTCTCGAACACCTGTCGCTCCACCCCACTGCCGCACCCAACGACATGGTACTGCTCAGCGACACCGGCTTCTTCGAGACACTCGGGAGCCTGTTCGCGCGGTACAGCAACGACCAGCTGCTGGACCTCATCGGCTGGGCCTTCGTGCAGCTGTGCGCGGCGGCGGCCGACTACCGGCTCCTGGTGGCGCGCTACGGGAGCGAGACGGCGGTGGCCAAATACAAGCCGTACTTCTGCGAGCGCTTCGTCGAGTCGTCCTACAGCTTGCTCGTCATCGCAATGTACTCCGTGGCGCGTTTATCCAGGCCGCAGCGCGAATCGGTGGACGCCGGGTTCGATAGCCTCGTGTGGGCCGCTGCGACCTTGGCCAACGCGACGACGTGGATGGACGAGGACAGCCGGCGGCTGACCGCCGAGAAGATGGCCTCGACGCGCCTCATGCTCTGGCCCCCGGACGAGTACCTCGACAACGACACCCTTCTCGAGGAACTGTACGAAGCATTCCCCAGCGCAGGCCAGTCGTTCGCAGACTATTGGGTGACCGCGAGTCATGTCACTGCCGCGGCCTACAGGTCGTTGGTGAACGCCGGCGCGTTCGGTTATGCGGTCAACTACGCGCTGCCCTACAACCATTACGACGGTCCTCTGGGCAAAGTGAAACTGGCCGTCGGTGCGGTGTCCAAACCACTTTACTACGCCGGCGGTACGAAGGCCATGTTTTACGGCGGACTGGGCTTCTTAATGGCGCTTAGCCTCGTACAGGCCGTGGACAGCGGAGGGCTCAGGTGGCACCCCGACGGGACGTTCGGCGACTCTTTCTTGTCCAG AGACTCGACCACGGCGTTCGCCGACAAGGACGCGTGCCTGGACTCCGCGAAGGACGCCGGACCAAGCGACGCCGCCAGAAGCGTGTTTCCCGAGATCCCCGCGCTCGAGGTGGCCCACGCGGCGTACCGCACCGCCGTGGCCGAGAGCAGCAGGCCGCAGAACCTGGTCGGCGGACTCCGCGGAGACCAGGTTTTCTTCATGACGCTCTGCTTCATGACCTGCTCGCGCGAGCCGGTCGTCGACTGCAACAAGGCGGTGAGCAACTTTGCGCCCTTCGCCCGAGCCTTCGCCTGCCCGTCGGGCTCGCCCATGAATCCTGAACGAAAGTGCTCCTTCTTCGGTTGA